A single Pedobacter sp. PACM 27299 DNA region contains:
- a CDS encoding alpha-L-fucosidase — MRTKVLGAKVLSQIAAVFTCGVLAGLPQKGTAQIFTDKNYVKISPTDTEADIIRKAANVIPSPRQLRWQQLELTAFIHFGINTFTNKEWGDGTEDPKIFNPEKLDTRQWVKVCKDAGFKQVILTAKHHDGFCLWPSKYTEHSVRNSPWKNGEGDIVKEMAAACKEFGIGFGIYLSPWDRNSPYFGSMAYNDYFINQLTELLTQYGQIDEVWFDGANGEGPSGKKQVYEYNRWYNLIRKLQPAATIAVSGPDVRWVGTETGYGRETEWSVVPADQMRTEVIADNSQKAAEFAPRDMMDNDLGGRAKIAKAKSLVWYPAEIDVSIRPGWFHHPAENDKVKTPEKLMDIYYSSVGRNGVLLLNIPPDKEGLINESDVNALRGFKKQLDETFANNLLKTAKLTGSNPKKTALLFDGKDSSYWKMRDKSTPDVLEFKMDKPQKFDVLSLQENLQLGQRVESFVLEYKEGETWKKIVEGTTIGYKRLLRFPAVTANEVRLRMLSSRLTPAIAEIGLYLRPAAK; from the coding sequence ATGAGAACAAAAGTTTTAGGGGCTAAAGTACTGAGTCAGATTGCTGCAGTCTTTACTTGTGGAGTCCTTGCCGGTTTGCCGCAAAAAGGAACTGCACAAATTTTCACGGATAAGAATTATGTCAAGATCAGCCCAACAGATACAGAAGCTGATATCATCAGAAAAGCAGCAAATGTAATACCTTCCCCAAGGCAGCTGAGGTGGCAGCAACTCGAACTGACCGCTTTTATCCATTTTGGAATTAATACATTTACCAATAAAGAATGGGGAGATGGAACAGAAGACCCGAAGATCTTCAATCCTGAGAAACTAGATACCCGCCAATGGGTAAAAGTATGTAAAGATGCTGGTTTCAAACAAGTCATCTTAACTGCTAAACACCATGATGGCTTCTGTTTATGGCCAAGTAAATATACGGAACATTCTGTGAGAAATAGCCCCTGGAAAAACGGAGAGGGCGACATTGTGAAAGAAATGGCTGCTGCTTGTAAAGAGTTTGGCATTGGTTTCGGTATTTACCTTTCTCCATGGGATCGCAATTCCCCGTATTTCGGAAGCATGGCCTACAATGATTATTTCATCAATCAATTAACCGAATTATTGACACAATACGGCCAGATTGATGAGGTCTGGTTTGACGGTGCCAATGGTGAAGGACCTTCTGGTAAAAAGCAGGTTTATGAATATAATAGATGGTATAACCTGATCCGTAAATTACAGCCAGCAGCAACTATTGCTGTTTCTGGCCCTGATGTGAGGTGGGTAGGAACAGAAACCGGTTATGGCAGAGAGACAGAGTGGAGTGTGGTTCCGGCAGATCAGATGCGCACTGAAGTGATTGCGGATAATTCTCAGAAAGCAGCAGAATTCGCACCAAGAGATATGATGGACAATGACCTGGGGGGCAGAGCGAAAATTGCAAAAGCGAAAAGCCTAGTCTGGTACCCAGCAGAAATTGATGTGTCGATCCGCCCGGGATGGTTCCATCATCCGGCAGAAAACGATAAAGTGAAAACTCCGGAGAAATTAATGGATATCTATTACAGCTCTGTTGGTCGTAATGGCGTATTGCTGTTGAATATTCCACCAGATAAAGAAGGATTGATCAACGAAAGTGATGTAAATGCACTAAGAGGTTTCAAAAAACAACTCGATGAAACCTTTGCCAATAATCTATTGAAAACTGCAAAGCTAACTGGCAGCAATCCGAAAAAAACAGCCCTTTTATTTGATGGGAAAGACAGTTCTTACTGGAAAATGAGGGACAAATCCACACCTGATGTGCTGGAATTCAAAATGGATAAACCGCAGAAATTTGATGTGCTGTCGCTGCAGGAAAACCTGCAGCTTGGACAGCGTGTAGAATCATTTGTACTGGAATATAAAGAGGGGGAAACCTGGAAGAAAATTGTTGAGGGGACGACTATCGGTTACAAACGTTTACTGCGGTTTCCGGCTGTGACGGCTAATGAAGTTAGGTTACGTATGCTTTCTTCCAGACTGACACCAGCGATTGCAGAAATCGGATTATACCTTCGTCCTGCTGCTAAATAG